TGTTCCCGGTGCGCTCACGTATGGACTTGCCTTTTACCTTGCGGCGAGCCTGCGCAAGTTTTTCCACATGCTCCAAGGTTTTCTTCACCGCAAGGTCATGCGCTGCGGTGACTTCTTTGTCGCCGGCGACAAGCGCCTGCATCGAGACAGATTTTGGCGCAGAGAATGTCAGGTCGATACCCATGCGGCGCTGCTTTGACTCGGGGTCGAACGATGCCGGGATCTTCTGTCCGTTGGGCAACCGACCGGCAAGCAGTCTGGCCAGCTCGGCTTGTTCGACAGCACCCTCAAGGCCAAGGCGCTCGGCACCTTCGCCCTGCCACTCTCCGAGGTTGTCTTTGTGGTAGTAGTCGTCGGCGGCTGAAAAGTAGTGAGCCGCCGCGTATTGATTGTCGCCCTTCACCAGCGTGACGTTGAACATTCAGCCCTCCCGTCAGGCGGTTTGCCCCTTGACCATGATTGCCTTGTTCCGCTTTGGGTACGCTCGATGCTTGAGCTTGATGCGCGATAGCGGGAACGATTCGCCAAAGGTCACGAAGGCTTCGAGGTCGTCAAGGTTGGCAATCTCGGAGTCCATCACGACGTGTTCCTGCTTGATTTCATAGGAGCGCGACGGGCGACCGGCAGTGAACGACACGCGAACGCGCTTCACTTCCTGTTTGCCCAGGATCTCCATTGCAATGTCGGCGTTCTTGGAGTTCGCAGCGGCAAGGATGATGTAGTTTCGGAAGCACGACAGCAGCGTATCGGCCTCGTCCCTGCCGTAGCTTGAATTGAGCTGCGACCAGTTCTGCAAGCTGCCAACAATGCGTAGGCCATGCTTACGGCCCTTGGTTGCAGCAGGCACAAACGATTCCAGCTTGCCAAGTGATTGCAGCTCGTCCAGATAGAGCCATAGGCGTTTGCCGGTCATGGGCTCAAAGCTGAGGATGGTGGCGCAAATCGTGTCAATCCACATGGCCACCAGTGGCTGCATGTTTGAGCGCATATCTTCCCGCCAAGTGATGAACAGGTTCCCCGCGTCAGGGTCATGCACCCACTTGTGAATCGAGAAGTCGCCCTTGCTCATGAAGCGCAGGGGGCGAATGTATTTGTTCATCATGAACTGGATACTGGCCACGGCTTTTTCTGCGTTGTCGCGGAAATAGCCTTGCGAGTCAGTATTTGCCAGGAAAGCGCGGATGGTGTCGCCGTCCTCACGCACAAGCAGGTTTACCAGCGTGTCCTGATTCGGGTTGTTGGTTTCCATGAGCTTGCGCATGGTGTCGGCCAGCACGTCACGCGCATAGGCGCACCATTGCTCGTCGCCCGGATCTACTTGCGGGGGGATGACTGACTTGGCCATGCGGTCAAAGTCATGAATCCCTCGGATTTCGTTGAACAGCGTCCAGCCTGCCGATCGTTCGTCAAACGGATTAAGAATGGTGTCT
This region of Pseudomonas sp. HR96 genomic DNA includes:
- a CDS encoding type IV secretion system DNA-binding domain-containing protein; translation: MHKQEVEGMTMTFGLGLPVVGWAAGAYLANMPFAPFPEAFKETLHSTLSNPIMFSSTALSAVLAGGLVYYLNEYCDDGFRGERFMQHLRGTRMRNWHYVKSKVNSRNRITNSERKQRGLEPSQPIMIGKLPMPLHLEDRGTMICASTGAGKSVAMEGMIEASIKRRDKMAVVDPNGSFYEKFGFKGDTILNPFDERSAGWTLFNEIRGIHDFDRMAKSVIPPQVDPGDEQWCAYARDVLADTMRKLMETNNPNQDTLVNLLVREDGDTIRAFLANTDSQGYFRDNAEKAVASIQFMMNKYIRPLRFMSKGDFSIHKWVHDPDAGNLFITWREDMRSNMQPLVAMWIDTICATILSFEPMTGKRLWLYLDELQSLGKLESFVPAATKGRKHGLRIVGSLQNWSQLNSSYGRDEADTLLSCFRNYIILAAANSKNADIAMEILGKQEVKRVRVSFTAGRPSRSYEIKQEHVVMDSEIANLDDLEAFVTFGESFPLSRIKLKHRAYPKRNKAIMVKGQTA